The following are from one region of the Synechococcus sp. CBW1108 genome:
- a CDS encoding argininosuccinate synthase, producing MGRAKKAVLAYSGGVDTSVCIPYLKQEWGVEEVITFAADLGQGDELEPIRRKALESGASQSIVTDLIEPFITEFAFPAIRANALYEGRYPLSTALARPLIARRLVEIAREVGADAVAHGCTGKGNDQVRFDVTIGALAPDLKVLTPAREWGMSREETIAYGERCGIPSPVSKKSPYSIDLNLLGRSIEAGPLEDPNVEPPEEIYALTVSVDAAPDQAQLVEIGFEQGNPVSIDGVRLDPVDLIRRANTLAGSHGFGRLDMIENRVVGIKSREIYETPGLLLLIKAHQELESLTLAADVLRSKRQLEQQWADLVYQGLWYGPLKDAIDGFIDRTQSAVNGTVRIRLHKGNATVVGRSSSDSLYVPSMATYDAGDQFDHRAAEGFIYVWGLPTRLWAARRR from the coding sequence ATGGGTCGGGCTAAGAAGGCGGTGCTGGCCTATTCCGGCGGGGTGGACACCAGCGTCTGCATCCCCTACCTAAAGCAGGAATGGGGCGTGGAGGAGGTGATCACCTTCGCAGCCGACCTGGGCCAGGGGGATGAGCTGGAGCCGATTCGCCGCAAGGCGCTCGAATCCGGCGCCAGCCAGTCGATTGTGACTGACCTGATCGAACCCTTCATCACCGAATTCGCCTTCCCGGCGATCCGGGCCAATGCTCTCTACGAGGGGCGCTATCCCCTCAGCACGGCCCTGGCCAGGCCCCTGATTGCCCGCCGGCTGGTGGAGATCGCCCGCGAGGTGGGGGCCGATGCGGTGGCCCATGGCTGCACCGGTAAGGGCAACGACCAGGTGCGTTTTGATGTGACTATCGGCGCCCTGGCCCCCGATCTCAAGGTGCTCACGCCGGCGCGGGAGTGGGGCATGAGCCGGGAGGAAACAATCGCCTACGGCGAGCGCTGCGGCATCCCCTCGCCGGTGAGCAAGAAGTCGCCCTATTCGATCGACCTCAACCTGTTGGGCCGCTCGATCGAGGCCGGCCCCCTCGAAGACCCCAACGTGGAGCCCCCCGAGGAGATCTATGCCCTCACGGTGAGCGTGGACGCGGCTCCGGATCAGGCCCAGCTGGTGGAGATCGGTTTTGAGCAGGGCAACCCGGTGAGCATCGATGGGGTTCGCCTCGATCCGGTGGACCTGATCCGCCGCGCCAACACCCTGGCCGGCAGCCATGGCTTCGGCCGGCTCGACATGATTGAGAACCGGGTGGTGGGCATCAAGAGCCGGGAGATCTACGAAACCCCTGGGCTGCTGCTGCTGATTAAGGCCCACCAGGAGCTCGAGAGCCTCACCCTGGCGGCCGATGTGCTGCGCAGCAAGCGCCAGCTCGAGCAGCAGTGGGCCGACCTGGTGTACCAGGGCCTCTGGTATGGGCCGCTCAAGGACGCCATCGACGGCTTCATCGACCGGACCCAGAGCGCGGTTAACGGCACCGTGCGGATCAGGCTTCACAAGGGCAACGCCACTGTGGTGGGGCGCAGCAGTAGCGACAGCCTCTACGTTCCCTCCATGGCCACCTACGACGCCGGCGATCAGTTCGACCACCGGGCTGCCGAGGGCTTCATCTATGTGTGGGGCCTGCCCACCCGCCTCTGGGCTGCCCGCCGGCGCTAG
- the dnaK gene encoding molecular chaperone DnaK — protein sequence MGKVVGIDLGTTNSCVAVMEGGKPTVIANAEGFRTTPSVVAYTKNQDQLVGQIAKRQAVMNPENTFYSVKRFIGRRVDEVNEESKEVSYGVEKAGSNVKVKCPVLNKQFAPEEVSAQVLRKLAEDAGKYLGETVTQAVITVPAYFNDSQRQATKDAGKIAGLEVLRIINEPTAAALAYGLDRKSNERILVFDLGGGTFDVSVLEVGDGVFEVLSTSGDTHLGGDDFDKVIVDYLADSFKANEGIDLRQDKQALQRLTEAAEKAKIELSSATQSEINLPFITATPEGPKHLDLNLTRAKFEELASKLIDRCRVPVEQALKDAKLKSAELDEIVMVGGSTRIPAVLELVKRVTGKDPNQTVNPDEVVAVGAAIQGGVLAGEVKDILLLDVTPLSLGVETLGGVMTKMITRNTTIPTKKSETYSTAVDGQTNVEIHVLQGEREMASDNKSLGTFRLDGIPPAPRGVPQIEVTFDIDANGILSVTAKDKGSGKEQSISITGASTLSENEVEKMVKDAETNASVDKEKRERIDTKNQAETLVYQAEKQLGELGDKVGAEDKAKVEASSTKLKEAIAKDDFDTMKSELETLQQALYAAGAAVYQQAGAAGATPSGDGNAAASDGASGSASDDVIDAEFTESK from the coding sequence ATGGGCAAGGTTGTTGGTATTGACCTCGGCACTACGAATAGCTGTGTCGCCGTGATGGAGGGCGGCAAGCCAACTGTGATAGCCAACGCCGAAGGGTTCCGCACAACCCCTTCCGTGGTGGCCTACACCAAAAACCAAGATCAGTTGGTGGGCCAGATCGCCAAGCGTCAGGCGGTGATGAATCCCGAGAACACTTTTTATTCGGTCAAGCGCTTCATCGGCCGTCGGGTCGACGAGGTCAACGAAGAGTCGAAGGAAGTGAGCTATGGCGTCGAGAAGGCGGGCTCCAACGTCAAGGTGAAGTGCCCGGTGCTGAACAAGCAGTTCGCCCCTGAGGAGGTGAGTGCCCAGGTGCTGCGCAAGCTGGCGGAAGACGCCGGCAAATACCTCGGTGAAACCGTCACCCAGGCGGTGATCACCGTTCCTGCCTATTTCAACGACTCCCAGCGCCAGGCCACCAAGGATGCCGGCAAGATCGCCGGCCTGGAGGTGCTGCGCATCATCAACGAGCCCACGGCGGCGGCCCTGGCCTACGGCCTCGACCGCAAGAGCAATGAGCGCATCCTGGTGTTCGACCTGGGCGGCGGCACCTTCGACGTGTCGGTGCTGGAAGTGGGGGATGGCGTTTTCGAAGTGCTCTCCACCTCCGGTGACACCCACCTGGGCGGCGATGACTTCGACAAGGTGATCGTTGACTATCTGGCTGACAGTTTCAAGGCCAATGAGGGCATTGACCTGCGCCAGGACAAGCAGGCCCTGCAGCGCCTCACCGAGGCTGCCGAGAAGGCCAAAATCGAGCTCTCCAGTGCCACCCAGAGTGAGATCAACCTGCCGTTCATCACGGCCACTCCGGAGGGCCCTAAGCACCTCGACCTCAACCTCACCCGCGCCAAGTTTGAAGAGCTGGCCTCCAAGCTGATTGATCGCTGCAGGGTGCCGGTGGAGCAGGCCCTCAAGGACGCAAAGCTCAAGTCGGCCGAACTCGACGAGATCGTGATGGTGGGCGGTTCCACCCGCATCCCCGCGGTGTTGGAGCTGGTCAAGCGGGTCACCGGCAAGGACCCCAACCAGACTGTCAACCCTGACGAGGTAGTGGCCGTGGGGGCCGCCATCCAGGGTGGCGTGCTGGCCGGTGAGGTGAAGGACATCCTGCTGCTGGATGTCACACCGCTCTCCCTGGGGGTGGAAACCCTCGGTGGGGTGATGACCAAGATGATCACCCGCAATACCACCATTCCCACCAAGAAGTCGGAGACCTACTCCACGGCGGTGGATGGCCAGACCAACGTGGAGATCCACGTGCTCCAGGGAGAGCGCGAGATGGCCAGCGACAACAAGTCGCTCGGCACCTTCCGCCTCGACGGCATCCCGCCTGCTCCCCGGGGTGTGCCCCAGATCGAAGTCACCTTCGATATCGATGCCAACGGCATCCTCAGCGTCACCGCCAAGGACAAGGGCAGCGGCAAGGAGCAGAGCATCTCGATCACCGGCGCTTCCACCCTCAGTGAAAACGAGGTGGAGAAGATGGTGAAGGATGCCGAAACCAACGCCAGCGTCGACAAGGAGAAGCGCGAGCGCATCGACACCAAGAACCAGGCCGAAACCCTCGTTTACCAGGCCGAAAAGCAACTCGGCGAGCTGGGCGACAAGGTGGGTGCCGAGGACAAGGCCAAGGTGGAGGCTTCCTCCACCAAGCTCAAGGAGGCCATTGCCAAGGACGATTTCGACACCATGAAGTCGGAACTCGAAACCCTGCAACAGGCTCTCTATGCCGCCGGTGCTGCCGTCTACCAGCAGGCAGGCGCGGCCGGAGCCACGCCTAGTGGCGACGGCAACGCTGCCGCCAGCGA
- a CDS encoding DUF3134 domain-containing protein has translation MSNLATSGSSRLDSINPSLTRYGRSEPAPVLPLRDEPDLLSWLESSGRLVADEETASTDVSTVEEEELSALMGEKEDYNKDDEQQEENWED, from the coding sequence ATGAGCAACCTGGCAACCAGTGGCAGTAGCCGGCTCGACAGCATCAACCCTTCGCTGACGCGCTACGGCCGCAGCGAACCGGCTCCGGTGCTGCCCCTCCGAGATGAGCCCGACCTGCTGAGCTGGCTGGAGAGCAGCGGTCGCCTGGTGGCTGACGAGGAAACCGCCAGCACCGACGTGAGCACGGTGGAAGAGGAGGAACTCTCGGCATTGATGGGTGAGAAAGAGGACTACAACAAGGACGACGAACAACAGGAGGAAAACTGGGAAGACTGA
- the rpsF gene encoding 30S ribosomal protein S6, whose product MTQPYYETMYILRPDIPEEEVESHVTKYRDLVTESGGEVLDCQMRGKRRLAYTIAKHREGIYVQLNHNGDGQQVGPLERAMRLSEDVIRYLTVKQDGPMPAPRTLPGAVSEAAPMEPAAV is encoded by the coding sequence ATGACGCAGCCCTATTACGAGACCATGTACATCCTTCGCCCGGACATTCCGGAGGAAGAGGTGGAGAGCCATGTCACCAAGTACCGCGATCTGGTCACCGAATCCGGCGGCGAGGTGCTGGATTGCCAGATGCGCGGCAAGCGCCGGCTCGCCTACACGATCGCCAAACATCGCGAAGGCATCTACGTCCAGCTCAACCACAACGGCGACGGCCAACAGGTGGGCCCACTCGAGCGGGCGATGCGGCTCTCCGAAGATGTGATTCGCTATCTCACCGTCAAGCAGGATGGGCCCATGCCCGCTCCCCGCACCCTGCCAGGGGCAGTCAGCGAAGCTGCCCCGATGGAACCGGCTGCGGTTTGA
- the mraY gene encoding phospho-N-acetylmuramoyl-pentapeptide-transferase: MALLLGGVLLLACLLSDWQSRSLQLSAPLLLAALVSGGVTAWGVPRLQRLKLGQVIREEGPQGHRSKAGTPTMGGLLVVPVGVLVGGLIAPGDPRLVAVAAVTLAFMAIGAIDDWRSLTRQTNKGLTARAKLLLQALAATLFLIWAGLGQWLGGADAGDIALPLGWVLPIGLLIWPLGLFVFMAESNATNLTDGLDGLAAGCGAVVFSGMGLQLMLRGHGGDASLAGFCAAMAGCWLGFLAHNRHPARLFMGDTGSLAMGAALSAVALLANSLWPLLLMGGVFLAESLSVILQVWVFKATKDPATGQGRRLFKMAPLHHHFELGGLGEQTVVIRFWIASLLLVGMGLVLLP, from the coding sequence ATGGCCTTACTGCTCGGCGGCGTCCTGCTTCTGGCCTGTCTGTTGAGCGACTGGCAGAGCCGCTCCCTCCAGCTCTCCGCGCCGCTGCTGCTGGCCGCCCTGGTCAGTGGGGGAGTCACCGCCTGGGGGGTGCCGCGGCTGCAGCGACTCAAACTCGGCCAGGTGATCCGGGAAGAGGGCCCCCAGGGCCACAGGAGCAAGGCGGGCACTCCCACCATGGGGGGCCTGCTGGTGGTGCCCGTGGGCGTACTGGTGGGCGGCCTGATCGCGCCAGGCGATCCGCGCCTGGTGGCGGTGGCGGCCGTCACCCTGGCCTTCATGGCCATCGGCGCCATTGACGACTGGCGCAGCCTCACCCGCCAGACCAACAAGGGCCTGACCGCCCGGGCCAAACTGCTGCTCCAGGCACTTGCGGCCACTCTGTTTCTGATCTGGGCTGGCCTGGGCCAGTGGCTGGGCGGGGCCGATGCTGGGGACATCGCCCTGCCCCTGGGTTGGGTGCTGCCGATCGGCTTGCTGATCTGGCCCCTGGGCCTGTTTGTCTTCATGGCCGAAAGCAACGCCACCAACCTCACCGATGGGCTCGACGGCCTGGCGGCCGGCTGTGGCGCCGTGGTTTTCTCAGGCATGGGGCTGCAACTGATGCTGCGCGGCCACGGGGGCGATGCCTCCCTGGCGGGCTTCTGCGCCGCAATGGCCGGCTGCTGGCTTGGCTTTCTGGCCCACAACCGCCATCCGGCCCGCCTGTTCATGGGCGACACCGGTTCCCTGGCGATGGGGGCGGCCCTCAGTGCCGTGGCCCTGCTTGCCAACAGCCTCTGGCCCCTGTTGCTGATGGGTGGGGTGTTCCTGGCCGAATCCCTCTCGGTGATCCTGCAGGTGTGGGTGTTCAAGGCCACCAAAGACCCAGCCACCGGCCAGGGCCGGCGCCTGTTCAAGATGGCCCCGCTGCACCACCACTTCGAGCTGGGGGGGCTGGGCGAGCAAACCGTGGTGATCCGTTTCTGGATCGCCAGCCTGCTACTGGTGGGAATGGGTTTGGTGCTGCTGCCCTGA
- a CDS encoding Tic20 family protein yields the protein MQAPPIWQRLLAALAYLLPWSDAFPFGRNLFGLFPALQWLGVPILPIALLEQAVPFGGLVLFLVLFLAVVRNSRVPYLIRFNVLQAILVDIVIVLISLAFQVFQLHSLDFIGKTLSNTVFLGALVLVSFAVVQNLRGKEADIPSLSEAVRMQL from the coding sequence ATGCAGGCTCCCCCGATCTGGCAAAGGCTGCTGGCAGCCCTGGCCTACCTGCTGCCCTGGAGCGACGCCTTCCCCTTCGGCCGCAACCTGTTTGGCCTGTTCCCGGCCCTGCAGTGGCTGGGGGTGCCGATCCTGCCCATCGCCCTGCTGGAGCAGGCGGTGCCCTTTGGCGGCCTGGTGCTGTTCTTGGTGCTGTTCCTGGCGGTGGTGCGCAACAGCCGGGTGCCCTACCTGATCCGCTTCAACGTGCTCCAGGCGATCCTGGTGGACATCGTGATAGTGCTGATCAGCCTGGCCTTTCAGGTGTTCCAGCTCCATTCCCTCGACTTCATCGGCAAGACCCTCAGCAACACGGTCTTCCTGGGCGCCCTGGTGCTGGTTTCCTTCGCGGTGGTTCAAAACCTGCGGGGCAAGGAGGCCGACATTCCCAGCCTGTCTGAGGCGGTGCGAATGCAGCTGTAG
- the uvrA gene encoding excinuclease ABC subunit UvrA encodes MPRAKSSAASSRTLAQTVHEKALDPSRVLSGGALEDVIRVRGARQHNLKNVDLTIPRNRLVVFTGVSGSGKSSLAFDTIFAEGQRRYVESLSAYARQFLGQVDKPDVDAIEGLSPAISIDQKSTSHNPRSTVGTVTEIQDYLRLLFGRAGEPHCPQCDRSIRPQTIDEMVDQILALPEGTRYQLLAPVVRGKKGSHVKLLGGLVAEGFARVRINGEVRELADNIELDKNHAHNIEVVVDRLVAREGVQERLTDSLRTALKRGDGLALVEVVPKAGEELPEGVEQERLYSENFACPVHGAVMEELSPRLFSFNSPYGACPDCHGIGHLRKFTAERVVPDPSLPVYAAIAPWADKDNSYYFSLLYSVGEAFKFEIKTPWNQLSDEQRDVLLNGSREPILIQADSRYRKSAGFERPFEGILPILERQLADASGESVRQKLEKFLELVPCATCHGLRLRPEALAVRVGPYAIHELTSVSVGETLRRIESLMGVGESEGAEPLLSPRQIQIGDLVLREIRLRLKFLLDVGLDYLSLDRPAMTLSGGEAQRIRLATQIGAGLTGVLYVLDEPSIGLHQRDNDRLLNTLLKLRDLGNTLIVVEHDEDTIRAADHLVDIGPGAGVHGGHIVAEGSLANLLAAEDSLTGAYLSGRRSIPTPAERRTSGSRRISLVNCERNNLAGFNVEIPLGRLVCVTGVSGSGKSTLVNELLHPALEHQLGMKVPFPAGLGELRGIKAIDKVIVIDQSPIGRTPRSNPATYTGAFDPIRQVFAATVEAKARGYQVGQFSFNVKGGRCEACGGQGVNVIEMNFLPDVYVQCDVCKGARYNRETLQVTYRGHTIADVLEMTVEQAADVFSAIPQAADRLRTLVDVGLGYVKLGQPAPTLSGGEAQRVKLATELSKRATGKTLYLIDEPTTGLSFFDVHKLMDVMQRLVDKGNSILVIEHNLDVIRCADWIVDLGPEGGDKGGEIVVTGTPEEVAEHPTSHTGRYLKQVLEQHPPEVVVA; translated from the coding sequence ATGCCCCGCGCCAAGAGCTCTGCTGCCTCCAGCAGAACCCTCGCCCAGACCGTTCACGAAAAGGCTCTGGATCCGAGCCGGGTGCTCAGCGGCGGGGCCCTGGAGGATGTGATCCGGGTGCGGGGTGCCCGCCAGCACAACCTCAAGAACGTTGATCTGACGATCCCGCGTAACCGGCTGGTGGTGTTCACCGGGGTGAGCGGCAGCGGCAAGAGCTCCCTGGCCTTCGACACGATTTTCGCCGAGGGCCAACGCCGCTACGTCGAGAGTCTCTCGGCCTATGCGCGCCAGTTCCTGGGCCAGGTGGACAAGCCCGATGTGGATGCGATCGAGGGGCTCTCGCCGGCGATTTCGATCGACCAGAAATCCACCAGCCACAACCCCCGCTCCACCGTTGGCACGGTGACGGAGATCCAGGACTACCTGCGCCTGCTGTTCGGCCGGGCCGGCGAACCCCACTGCCCCCAGTGCGATCGCTCGATTAGGCCCCAAACCATCGACGAGATGGTGGACCAGATCCTGGCCCTGCCCGAGGGCACCCGCTACCAGCTGCTCGCTCCGGTGGTGCGGGGCAAGAAGGGCAGCCACGTGAAGCTGCTGGGGGGTCTGGTTGCTGAGGGCTTTGCCCGAGTTCGCATCAACGGCGAGGTGCGCGAGCTCGCCGACAACATCGAGCTCGACAAGAACCACGCCCACAACATCGAGGTGGTGGTGGACCGGCTGGTGGCCAGGGAAGGGGTGCAGGAGCGGCTGACCGATTCCCTGCGCACGGCCCTCAAGCGCGGCGATGGCCTGGCCCTGGTGGAGGTGGTGCCGAAGGCGGGGGAGGAGCTGCCCGAGGGGGTGGAGCAGGAACGGCTCTACTCCGAGAACTTCGCCTGCCCGGTGCACGGCGCCGTGATGGAGGAGCTCTCGCCGCGGCTGTTCTCCTTCAACAGCCCCTACGGCGCCTGCCCCGACTGCCACGGCATCGGCCACCTGCGCAAGTTCACCGCCGAGCGGGTGGTGCCCGATCCCAGCCTGCCGGTTTATGCAGCAATTGCCCCCTGGGCCGACAAGGACAACTCCTACTACTTCTCCCTGCTCTATTCAGTGGGTGAGGCGTTCAAATTTGAGATCAAAACGCCCTGGAACCAGCTCAGCGACGAGCAGCGCGATGTGCTGCTCAATGGCAGCCGGGAGCCAATCCTGATCCAGGCCGATAGCCGCTATCGCAAGAGCGCCGGCTTTGAGCGGCCCTTCGAGGGGATCCTGCCGATCCTGGAGCGCCAGCTGGCCGATGCCAGCGGTGAATCGGTGCGCCAGAAGTTGGAGAAGTTCCTGGAGCTGGTTCCGTGCGCCACCTGTCATGGGTTGCGGCTGCGACCGGAAGCCCTGGCGGTGCGGGTGGGCCCCTACGCCATCCACGAACTCACTTCCGTGAGCGTGGGCGAAACCCTGCGGCGGATTGAATCGTTGATGGGGGTGGGCGAAAGCGAAGGGGCCGAGCCCCTGCTTTCGCCGCGCCAGATCCAGATCGGCGACCTGGTGCTGCGGGAGATCCGGTTGCGGCTCAAATTCCTGCTGGATGTGGGCCTCGACTACCTCAGCCTGGATCGGCCGGCCATGACCCTCAGTGGCGGCGAGGCCCAGCGCATCCGGCTGGCCACCCAGATCGGTGCCGGCCTGACCGGCGTGCTCTACGTGCTGGATGAGCCGAGCATCGGCCTGCACCAGCGCGACAACGACCGCCTGCTCAACACCCTGCTGAAACTGCGGGATCTGGGCAACACCCTGATCGTGGTGGAGCACGACGAAGACACCATTCGCGCCGCCGACCACCTGGTGGACATCGGTCCGGGGGCCGGCGTGCATGGCGGCCATATCGTGGCTGAGGGCAGTTTGGCTAATTTGCTGGCGGCGGAAGATTCCCTCACCGGCGCCTACCTCAGCGGTCGCCGCTCCATTCCCACCCCGGCCGAGCGCCGCACCAGCGGCAGCCGCCGGATCAGCCTGGTGAACTGCGAGCGCAACAACCTCGCTGGCTTCAATGTGGAGATCCCCCTGGGCCGGCTGGTGTGCGTCACCGGCGTGAGCGGTAGCGGCAAGAGCACCCTGGTGAATGAGCTGCTGCATCCTGCGCTGGAGCACCAGCTGGGTATGAAGGTGCCCTTCCCGGCTGGCCTGGGGGAGTTGCGCGGCATTAAGGCAATCGACAAGGTGATCGTGATCGACCAATCGCCGATCGGGCGCACCCCCCGCTCCAATCCCGCCACCTACACCGGAGCCTTTGATCCGATTCGCCAGGTGTTTGCGGCCACGGTGGAGGCCAAGGCCCGGGGCTATCAGGTGGGCCAGTTCAGTTTCAACGTCAAGGGCGGCCGCTGTGAGGCGTGCGGCGGCCAAGGCGTCAATGTGATCGAGATGAACTTTCTGCCGGATGTCTATGTTCAGTGCGATGTCTGTAAGGGGGCCCGCTACAACCGCGAAACCCTCCAGGTGACCTACAGGGGTCACACCATCGCCGATGTGCTGGAGATGACGGTGGAGCAGGCCGCCGATGTGTTCTCAGCCATTCCCCAGGCGGCCGATCGGCTGCGCACCCTGGTGGATGTGGGCCTGGGCTACGTGAAGCTGGGCCAGCCGGCGCCCACCCTCTCCGGCGGTGAGGCCCAGCGGGTGAAGCTGGCCACCGAACTCTCCAAGCGGGCCACCGGCAAGACCCTCTACCTGATCGACGAGCCCACCACCGGCCTGAGCTTTTTTGACGTGCACAAGCTGATGGATGTGATGCAACGGCTGGTGGACAAGGGCAACTCGATCCTGGTGATCGAGCACAACCTCGATGTGATCCGTTGTGCCGACTGGATCGTGGATCTTGGCCCAGAAGGGGGAGACAAGGGAGGAGAGATCGTGGTGACGGGCACTCCTGAGGAGGTTGCCGAGCATCCCACAAGTCACACGGGCAGGTATCTCAAGCAGGTGCTGGAGCAGCATCCTCCTGAGGTTGTGGTGGCGTGA
- a CDS encoding shikimate dehydrogenase: MTPSISGHTALAGVLGNPVHHSLSPAMHNAALAELGLDWVYLALPAAADQLEAVLRGLEAVDCRGLNVTLPHKQAVAGLCRTLSPLAERLGAVNTLVRHPLGGWRGDNTDVAGFLAPLRASRRDWQGKQAVVLGCGGSARAVVAALVELGCGSIALAGRNAAKQEALLASCRSWAPQLEALTWQPQSTQPCQSTGLEGALAEARLVVNTTPVGMASASDPGAKGRCPLSPVELEALQPQTCVYDLIYTPRPTALLAAAAAQGCEVLDGLEMLVQQGAAALRQWSGIDALPVAAMRAAALAQLSPPGTGP; this comes from the coding sequence ATGACCCCATCGATTTCCGGACACACTGCCCTAGCTGGGGTTCTGGGGAACCCGGTGCACCATTCCCTCTCTCCGGCCATGCACAACGCCGCCCTGGCGGAGCTGGGCCTTGACTGGGTGTACCTGGCCCTGCCCGCCGCCGCCGACCAGCTGGAGGCGGTGTTGCGGGGGCTGGAGGCCGTCGATTGCCGCGGCCTCAACGTCACCTTGCCCCACAAGCAAGCCGTTGCCGGGCTGTGCCGCACCCTCTCACCCCTGGCCGAGCGGCTGGGCGCGGTGAACACCCTGGTGCGCCATCCGCTGGGGGGCTGGCGGGGCGACAACACCGATGTGGCTGGTTTCCTAGCTCCCCTGCGGGCCAGCAGGCGCGACTGGCAGGGCAAGCAGGCCGTGGTGCTGGGCTGCGGCGGCAGTGCCCGGGCCGTGGTGGCCGCCCTGGTGGAACTGGGTTGCGGCAGCATTGCGCTGGCTGGCCGCAACGCCGCCAAGCAGGAGGCCCTGCTGGCCAGCTGTCGCAGCTGGGCACCCCAGCTCGAGGCGCTCACCTGGCAACCCCAAAGCACCCAGCCCTGCCAAAGCACCGGGCTGGAGGGCGCGCTGGCCGAGGCCCGCCTGGTGGTCAACACCACTCCCGTGGGCATGGCCTCCGCCAGCGACCCAGGGGCCAAAGGCCGCTGCCCACTCAGCCCCGTCGAACTGGAGGCGCTGCAGCCGCAAACCTGCGTCTACGACCTGATCTACACCCCCCGACCCACGGCCCTGCTCGCGGCGGCCGCCGCCCAGGGCTGCGAAGTCCTGGACGGCCTGGAGATGCTGGTGCAACAGGGGGCCGCCGCCCTGCGCCAGTGGAGTGGTATCGACGCCTTGCCGGTGGCGGCGATGCGGGCTGCGGCCTTGGCCCAACTCTCCCCGCCAGGCACCGGCCCTTAG
- a CDS encoding LCP family protein codes for MSQVPLRQRRSDGDSSSPPGVTDLRSRRKSPQPAKPTVAAKRRRPPLVPFALGIALGYGLAGPLPQLATGAMAALLHGPQQLSALINPFASAKRRILVIGTDKVAENTDVMFTVQLKDGTTQLTQVPRDTFVESSEFGIVKANALYAFGGMDALKQEIANLLDAPVDRYVRVNLRAVEHLAAALGGVEVDVPKRMYYVDNAQNLYIDLYPGRQVLRGEQLEGFLRFRHDELGDLGRMERQKLVLAEVFRKLAQPATLNRLPELLKVAGNDIKTDLSPLELGQLVTAMASTKLSTGQLPGRLFWHNDLSYWMPDANSEYAGIASQEPEP; via the coding sequence ATGAGCCAGGTCCCACTCCGCCAGCGTCGCAGTGACGGCGACAGCAGCAGCCCGCCTGGGGTGACCGACCTGCGCAGCCGCCGCAAATCACCCCAACCGGCCAAGCCAACCGTGGCCGCCAAACGGCGCCGCCCGCCCCTGGTGCCCTTTGCCCTTGGGATTGCCCTGGGCTACGGCCTGGCCGGCCCCCTGCCCCAGCTGGCCACGGGAGCCATGGCCGCCCTGCTGCATGGGCCCCAGCAGCTCAGCGCGCTGATCAACCCCTTCGCCTCCGCCAAACGGCGCATCCTGGTGATCGGCACCGACAAGGTCGCCGAAAACACCGATGTGATGTTCACGGTGCAGCTCAAGGACGGCACCACCCAGCTCACCCAGGTGCCCCGGGACACCTTCGTGGAGTCGAGCGAATTCGGCATCGTCAAGGCCAATGCCCTCTACGCCTTCGGCGGCATGGATGCTCTGAAGCAGGAAATCGCCAACCTGCTGGATGCGCCGGTGGATCGCTATGTGCGGGTGAACCTGCGGGCAGTGGAGCACCTGGCGGCAGCCCTCGGTGGCGTCGAAGTGGATGTACCCAAACGGATGTACTACGTCGACAACGCCCAGAACCTCTACATCGACCTCTATCCGGGCCGCCAGGTGCTCAGGGGGGAGCAGCTTGAGGGCTTCCTGCGCTTCCGCCACGACGAACTGGGTGACCTGGGCCGGATGGAGCGGCAGAAACTGGTGCTGGCCGAGGTGTTTCGCAAGCTGGCCCAGCCAGCCACCCTGAACCGCCTGCCCGAGCTGCTCAAGGTTGCCGGCAACGACATCAAGACCGATCTCTCCCCTCTGGAGCTGGGCCAGCTGGTAACGGCCATGGCCAGCACCAAGCTCAGCACCGGCCAGTTACCCGGCCGACTGTTCTGGCACAACGATCTGAGCTACTGGATGCCCGACGCCAACAGCGAATACGCCGGTATTGCCAGCCAGGAACCGGAACCCTGA
- a CDS encoding cytochrome B6: MGWPLGFSTAGDAANGLLFGWDIVTLQKWALIYLGLSSLAFVVVWVVGYLRRN, translated from the coding sequence ATGGGTTGGCCGTTGGGTTTCAGCACAGCCGGCGACGCGGCCAATGGATTGTTGTTCGGCTGGGACATTGTCACGTTGCAGAAATGGGCCCTGATCTACCTGGGTCTTTCCTCCCTGGCCTTTGTGGTGGTGTGGGTGGTGGGTTATCTGCGGCGCAACTGA